The Natronoglycomyces albus genome has a segment encoding these proteins:
- a CDS encoding N-acyl-D-amino-acid deacylase family protein, with product MNKADRTVIRNVDIVDGSGSARYRGAILLSEGRIAQIGSPTMDAPLAQQIDGSGLVASPGFIDMHAHSDLAVLTDSDHLARLTQGCTLEVLGQDGLSYAPLTEDTTEQLWEVLAAWNGQPAELSLDWRSVDDYLQRVDAVTPTNVAYLLPHGTLRMQAMGWHDRPPTESELAHMCAAIDMGMRDGAFGLSAGLSYVPGMYAQTTELVELCRVVAEHAGFFAPHQRSYGAGALEGYAEMLDIGTASGCPVHLTHATMNFGVNAGRAEELLALVDRHRDCGEDVSLDTYPYLPGMTSLSSLLPSWSVEGGTEALLERLRDPRLRRRIIHELDQVGTDGAHGVPVDWDAIEISGVAAQDLRHLLGSSVAEAAKAAVREPAEFYLDVLLADRLRSSCLMHVGHEDNVRAIMCHPTHMGSSDGLLHGENVHPRAWGSFARYLGHYARKVGIFSLEEAVAHLTGRPARRLGLTDRGLLAEGNWADMVLFDPNAIEDTATFEDSRSPAAGITHVFVNGRLALADGRRTDVVAGRALRGPAWRGHS from the coding sequence ATGAACAAGGCTGACCGCACCGTGATTCGCAACGTCGACATTGTCGACGGTAGCGGCTCTGCCCGTTATAGAGGTGCCATTCTCCTCTCGGAGGGACGGATCGCCCAGATCGGCTCCCCAACGATGGACGCGCCCCTGGCGCAGCAGATCGACGGGAGTGGTTTGGTCGCCTCTCCTGGCTTTATCGACATGCACGCACACTCCGACTTGGCCGTGTTGACAGACTCCGACCATCTAGCTCGCCTAACTCAAGGCTGCACGCTGGAGGTGCTCGGACAGGACGGGCTCAGCTACGCGCCGTTGACCGAGGACACCACCGAGCAGCTGTGGGAGGTGCTCGCTGCCTGGAACGGACAGCCAGCGGAGCTCTCGCTGGACTGGCGGTCAGTCGATGACTATCTACAGCGGGTAGACGCGGTCACCCCCACCAACGTCGCCTACCTCCTGCCACATGGCACTTTGCGGATGCAGGCTATGGGCTGGCATGATCGTCCTCCCACCGAGTCGGAACTGGCCCACATGTGCGCCGCCATCGACATGGGCATGCGCGATGGAGCGTTCGGTCTCTCCGCAGGTCTGTCCTATGTGCCAGGCATGTACGCGCAGACGACCGAGCTGGTCGAACTGTGCCGGGTCGTCGCCGAGCACGCAGGGTTCTTCGCCCCTCATCAACGCAGCTACGGAGCGGGTGCCCTGGAAGGATACGCCGAAATGCTAGACATCGGCACCGCATCGGGATGCCCCGTCCACCTCACACACGCCACCATGAATTTCGGCGTCAACGCGGGCCGAGCCGAGGAACTTCTCGCTCTTGTCGACCGACACCGTGATTGCGGAGAGGATGTCAGCCTAGACACGTACCCGTACTTGCCGGGCATGACGAGCCTGTCGTCTCTTCTGCCTAGCTGGTCGGTCGAAGGAGGCACCGAGGCGCTATTGGAACGCCTGCGCGACCCACGTTTGCGTCGCCGCATCATCCATGAACTAGACCAAGTCGGCACCGATGGCGCGCATGGGGTTCCGGTCGACTGGGATGCCATCGAGATCTCCGGGGTCGCCGCACAAGATCTGCGGCATCTTCTCGGCAGCAGCGTCGCTGAGGCGGCCAAGGCGGCCGTGCGTGAGCCCGCCGAGTTTTATCTCGATGTATTGCTGGCCGATCGGCTACGCAGTTCATGCCTGATGCACGTGGGCCACGAGGACAATGTACGCGCCATTATGTGCCACCCGACCCACATGGGCAGCAGCGACGGCCTACTGCACGGTGAGAATGTCCACCCGAGGGCCTGGGGTTCCTTCGCTCGCTATCTGGGCCACTACGCCCGCAAGGTCGGGATCTTCAGCCTTGAAGAGGCCGTCGCCCACCTCACCGGCCGGCCAGCTCGGCGACTTGGGCTGACTGACCGTGGGCTTCTGGCCGAAGGGAACTGGGCCGACATGGTGCTGTTCGACCCCAACGCCATCGAGGACACCGCGACGTTCGAGGATTCCCGTTCCCCCGCCGCTGGCATAACGCACGTGTTCGTCAACGGTCGGCTAGCGCTCGCAGACGGGCGTCGCACTGACGTCGTCGCGGGACGTGCCCTCCGGGGCCCGGCGTGGCGCGGGCACTCCTGA
- a CDS encoding MFS transporter → MNFNLAPFREVAAIPKMKSLLFGGLLARLPYAATGLALTLYVRFGLEMSYFHAGLVGSLYVLGQAAGSTLMGRASDRFSLRFVIAITTVCSSAFWLSAPFMSYPVLLVAAFPAGMLAIPVFVVIRQPIAALVPEHKRRTAYSMDSICVETAFIISPSAATILATQVSPRLTLIVIGAVVIVAGTMLWLIDPPTGREAHAADVAKAPKPARGQWMRGPLIGMMFVGAGITIAAAGSDIAIVSLLEHHGQLQWAWVVLGAWALYSLIGAIVIGGSDRHFSPVILLGIVAVCTIPLGFIGHWALLALAFIPAGFFMAPAVASSTDRVSRLAPVSVRGEAMGMQGSAMTIGAAIGAPLVGWTVETFGAQWGFFVAGSATLLAVAMAAFLDRARGADSEVSGVPAPRRAPEGTSRDDVSATPVCER, encoded by the coding sequence ATGAACTTCAACCTCGCGCCGTTTCGTGAGGTAGCAGCGATCCCCAAGATGAAGTCGCTGCTGTTCGGGGGCCTTCTCGCTCGACTGCCCTACGCCGCGACGGGGCTAGCTCTGACGCTCTATGTTCGTTTTGGCCTGGAGATGTCGTATTTCCATGCTGGTCTGGTTGGCTCGCTCTATGTCCTTGGGCAAGCCGCTGGTTCGACTCTCATGGGCCGCGCGTCCGACCGTTTTAGCCTCCGTTTCGTCATCGCGATCACGACCGTGTGTTCGTCGGCGTTCTGGTTGAGCGCCCCGTTCATGAGTTATCCGGTGTTGCTCGTGGCAGCCTTTCCCGCCGGTATGCTCGCCATCCCAGTCTTCGTGGTCATCCGCCAACCCATCGCCGCCTTGGTGCCTGAACATAAGCGTCGCACCGCCTACTCGATGGATTCCATCTGCGTGGAAACGGCGTTCATCATCTCGCCATCGGCCGCGACCATCCTGGCCACCCAGGTCAGCCCCCGCTTGACTCTGATCGTCATCGGCGCAGTTGTGATCGTGGCTGGAACGATGTTGTGGCTGATTGACCCACCTACCGGACGCGAGGCGCACGCCGCCGACGTCGCCAAAGCCCCCAAACCTGCCCGAGGCCAGTGGATGCGTGGGCCTCTCATCGGCATGATGTTCGTTGGCGCGGGTATCACGATCGCCGCCGCCGGATCCGACATTGCGATTGTTTCGCTCCTGGAACATCATGGCCAACTCCAGTGGGCCTGGGTCGTCCTGGGGGCGTGGGCGCTGTACTCCCTGATCGGGGCAATCGTCATCGGGGGCTCCGACCGACACTTTTCGCCGGTGATTCTCCTGGGAATCGTCGCTGTCTGCACCATCCCATTGGGTTTCATTGGCCACTGGGCGCTGTTGGCATTGGCCTTTATTCCAGCCGGTTTCTTCATGGCCCCGGCCGTTGCCTCTAGCACCGACCGAGTCTCGCGGCTCGCGCCGGTGTCAGTGCGCGGGGAAGCCATGGGCATGCAGGGTTCGGCGATGACAATCGGGGCGGCGATTGGCGCGCCCTTGGTCGGATGGACGGTCGAAACGTTCGGGGCTCAGTGGGGATTCTTCGTCGCTGGGTCGGCCACTCTTCTGGCGGTGGCCATGGCCGCGTTCTTGGACCGCGCCCGTGGCGCGGACTCCGAAGTCTCAGGAGTGCCCGCGCCACGCCGGGCCCCGGAGGGCACGTCCCGCGACGACGTCAGTGCGACGCCCGTCTGCGAGCGCTAG
- a CDS encoding tyrosine-type recombinase/integrase: protein MLGNQLPEPLMALLREAKSEQPRDDELVCPAATGSPLRRTNFRKQIWRPSLVRAGLLGEVFEIGENQWEGVWRRDGEVFSEIFPSEYEAVATVALREEGGLRFHDLRHSYATWLVTAGVPVNIAQRLLGHAQASTTLNRYTHVIADDGDDVRNIFDG from the coding sequence ATGCTCGGGAATCAACTCCCTGAGCCACTTATGGCACTGCTTCGGGAAGCCAAATCTGAGCAGCCTAGGGATGATGAGTTGGTATGTCCGGCTGCGACTGGGTCACCGCTGCGGCGCACAAACTTCCGCAAACAGATCTGGCGACCGTCCCTGGTCCGTGCGGGCCTTCTCGGCGAGGTCTTCGAGATCGGTGAAAACCAATGGGAAGGCGTCTGGAGACGTGACGGTGAGGTGTTCTCAGAGATCTTCCCTAGCGAATATGAGGCGGTGGCTACGGTGGCATTGCGTGAGGAAGGTGGGCTGCGTTTTCACGACCTTCGCCATTCTTACGCCACGTGGCTGGTCACCGCCGGAGTCCCTGTCAACATCGCACAACGTCTACTCGGGCACGCTCAGGCGTCGACGACCCTCAACCGATACACCCACGTCATTGCTGATGATGGTGATGATGTGCGGAACATCTTCGATGGTTAG
- a CDS encoding proline--tRNA ligase, with protein MKWSNLYAPTLREDPAEADAASHRLLVRAGYIRQLQAGHYSLLPLAVRVRTKVMAIVREELDRIGAQEFLTPVMHPAALWQQSGRWDVMGPNLFRLKDRKGAEQALGVTHEEVFTSLGTELRSYKQLPQIWYQFQTKLRDEARPKAGLMRVREFTMKDSYSFDVDEAGLDTAFDAHKRAYHRIFERLGIPVLAADASNGSMSGSGSTEFACPAAAGEDIVMSCPACKYAANTEKATSQLEPIADEPTTDKATAFDTPNVRTINDLVQRFDVPAVQQIKTLVYFLDGELTLVLMRGDHGLVDQKLLDSTGAIDMRPADDAEIVDAMGAHAGSLGAVDVDKYPIIADSSLAGRTNMVTGANRDGQHLRGVDMERDITVSQWADLREVTQGEPCPTCATPLDAVRAIEVGHIFKLGRKYTDAFGVTVLDVNGKEVTPIMGSYGIGVERAIAAAVEVHHDDKGIVWPLSIAPYSVAVVILGKDESVAAVGEDLYERLSNDGIEVLLDDRNERPGAKFADAELVGIPYRVTVSKRGIDSGTAEITNRANGETEVVELSKLAEVIKSAVD; from the coding sequence ATGAAATGGTCGAACTTGTACGCGCCAACGCTGCGGGAGGACCCGGCAGAAGCCGACGCCGCGAGCCACCGGCTGCTCGTGCGCGCTGGCTACATCCGCCAGCTACAAGCTGGGCACTACAGCCTCCTGCCGCTTGCGGTGCGAGTACGAACCAAAGTCATGGCAATCGTTCGAGAGGAGCTCGACCGCATTGGCGCCCAAGAATTCCTGACTCCCGTCATGCACCCAGCCGCGCTATGGCAGCAATCTGGACGGTGGGATGTCATGGGGCCCAACCTCTTTCGCCTAAAGGACCGCAAAGGTGCCGAACAGGCCCTCGGCGTCACCCATGAGGAAGTCTTTACGTCACTGGGAACCGAATTGCGTTCCTACAAGCAACTGCCACAGATCTGGTACCAGTTCCAAACCAAATTGCGAGACGAAGCACGCCCCAAAGCAGGGCTCATGCGGGTCCGCGAATTCACCATGAAGGACTCCTACTCTTTCGACGTGGACGAAGCGGGACTGGACACCGCATTTGACGCCCACAAACGGGCCTACCACCGAATCTTTGAACGACTTGGCATCCCCGTGCTTGCCGCCGATGCCTCCAATGGCTCTATGAGCGGGAGTGGATCCACCGAATTCGCCTGCCCAGCGGCAGCCGGTGAGGATATTGTGATGAGCTGCCCCGCGTGCAAATATGCTGCTAACACCGAAAAGGCGACGTCCCAATTGGAACCCATCGCGGATGAGCCAACTACTGACAAAGCAACGGCCTTCGACACTCCGAACGTACGCACCATCAATGACCTTGTGCAGCGCTTCGACGTGCCCGCTGTTCAGCAAATCAAGACCCTGGTGTACTTCCTCGATGGGGAACTCACGCTCGTACTCATGCGTGGCGACCACGGACTAGTGGATCAGAAACTTCTGGACTCCACTGGAGCGATCGACATGCGTCCCGCCGACGACGCAGAAATAGTTGACGCCATGGGCGCTCACGCGGGAAGCCTCGGAGCAGTCGATGTCGACAAATACCCCATCATCGCTGACAGCTCATTGGCAGGTCGCACCAATATGGTCACTGGCGCCAATCGCGACGGACAGCACCTGCGAGGTGTCGATATGGAACGCGACATCACGGTGAGCCAATGGGCGGATTTGCGCGAAGTCACCCAAGGTGAACCATGCCCAACGTGTGCCACCCCACTTGACGCCGTGCGCGCGATCGAAGTCGGCCATATCTTCAAGCTGGGCCGTAAATACACCGACGCATTTGGCGTGACAGTGCTGGATGTCAATGGCAAAGAAGTCACGCCGATCATGGGCAGCTACGGGATCGGTGTCGAACGAGCTATCGCTGCCGCGGTTGAAGTTCACCATGACGACAAAGGAATCGTCTGGCCCCTGTCTATAGCCCCTTACTCGGTGGCGGTTGTGATTCTGGGCAAGGACGAATCCGTTGCGGCCGTGGGAGAAGATCTCTACGAGCGCTTGTCGAATGACGGCATTGAAGTACTGCTCGACGACCGCAATGAACGGCCTGGTGCGAAGTTTGCCGACGCGGAGCTGGTGGGTATTCCGTATCGCGTCACGGTCAGTAAGCGCGGCATTGACTCAGGCACTGCCGAAATCACTAACCGAGCGAACGGTGAGACCGAAGTAGTGGAACTGTCGAAACTGGCGGAGGTTATTAAAAGCGCAGTTGACTAG
- a CDS encoding NUDIX hydrolase, giving the protein MSPRICHLTVSTIVFNERLDTLLIFHNKLNLWLYPGGHLEANEDPAEGALREVLEETGVRATLLPERLPQYRKVIVHHAPWGILKMPVDDKQAGPHNHIDLVYVARSEQTTVIAKASEVSQAMWADSTLLHKLPTPVGFAPMVDDAAGWAKLNCPTIDE; this is encoded by the coding sequence ATGTCGCCGCGAATTTGCCACCTCACCGTATCCACCATCGTGTTCAATGAGCGCCTAGATACTCTCCTGATCTTCCACAATAAGTTGAACCTGTGGCTATACCCAGGTGGACACTTGGAGGCGAATGAGGACCCGGCCGAAGGGGCTCTGCGCGAAGTTCTTGAAGAGACCGGAGTTCGGGCGACACTCCTACCTGAACGGCTACCCCAATACCGCAAAGTCATCGTCCATCATGCGCCATGGGGCATTCTGAAGATGCCTGTCGACGACAAGCAGGCGGGGCCGCACAACCATATTGACCTCGTATACGTGGCTAGATCTGAACAAACGACCGTCATCGCCAAGGCGAGCGAAGTGTCACAAGCGATGTGGGCCGATAGCACGCTGCTCCACAAACTTCCGACGCCTGTGGGGTTTGCGCCCATGGTGGACGATGCCGCAGGCTGGGCCAAACTGAACTGTCCCACGATCGACGAATGA
- a CDS encoding SsgA family sporulation/cell division regulator: MGTARSTTVDIDTTMRLVAPDFATVSVRASLRYEPDDPYAVHVMFHPDGSSSDQVSWSFSRELLACGLDEPTGIGDVRVWPWTTPRGDSVALALSSPDGNALFEVSRSVVQRFLRRSYSLVQRGRESSYVNVDQTVARLLTDC; encoded by the coding sequence ATGGGGACTGCACGTTCGACGACGGTCGATATAGATACCACGATGCGCCTGGTCGCGCCCGACTTTGCGACGGTCAGCGTCCGCGCGAGTCTCCGCTACGAGCCTGACGACCCCTATGCGGTCCACGTCATGTTTCACCCAGATGGGTCATCTTCGGACCAGGTCAGCTGGTCATTCTCCCGCGAATTGTTGGCCTGCGGGCTTGACGAACCGACCGGGATCGGTGATGTGAGGGTGTGGCCGTGGACGACTCCACGAGGCGACTCTGTCGCCCTGGCCCTGTCCTCTCCCGACGGCAACGCTCTGTTCGAAGTGTCGCGCAGCGTTGTCCAACGGTTCCTACGCCGCAGTTACAGCCTCGTGCAACGTGGTCGGGAAAGTTCGTATGTCAATGTGGACCAAACAGTGGCGCGGCTGCTCACCGACTGCTAG
- a CDS encoding acetate/propionate family kinase, giving the protein MTTANHTNQHVLVINCGSSSLKYQLLNADHTTEALASGLIERIGQAQSTLTHRHGSHKRRIEQAIPDHAAALDAMQAAFVETATPLSETNLVAVAHRVVHGGEKFVAPVLVTDEVEKTIASLIPLAPLHNPANLQGIRTARNIFDNLPQVAVFDTAFHSTMPEHARTYAVPRQWREQYGVRRYGFHGTSHSYVSREAARILGRDVADCNVIVAHLGNGASISAVQGGRCIDTSMGMTPLEGLIMGTRCGDIDPALIFYLHRQTGASFEELDQTLNQKSGMAALAGESDMRAVEAAADHGDADSQMALEAYAYRIRKYIGAYTAALGRVDAVVFTAGIGENSPGVRARVLDGLSGLGIEIDQEANHTPGTTVISTAVSSTKVLVIATNEESEIAQQAVALVRHMPDAD; this is encoded by the coding sequence GTGACGACAGCCAACCACACCAACCAGCACGTCCTTGTCATCAACTGTGGATCGTCCTCACTGAAGTATCAGTTGCTCAACGCCGACCACACCACAGAAGCCCTCGCCAGCGGCCTCATCGAACGCATAGGCCAAGCACAGTCGACACTCACCCACCGCCACGGCAGCCACAAGCGCCGCATCGAGCAAGCCATACCCGACCACGCCGCCGCGCTCGATGCCATGCAAGCGGCCTTTGTCGAAACCGCAACCCCACTATCGGAAACAAACCTCGTGGCTGTCGCCCACCGAGTAGTCCACGGAGGAGAAAAATTCGTCGCCCCCGTCCTGGTCACCGACGAAGTCGAAAAAACCATCGCCTCCCTCATCCCACTCGCTCCACTGCACAACCCCGCCAACCTCCAAGGAATCCGCACCGCGCGAAACATCTTTGACAACTTGCCACAAGTGGCCGTCTTCGACACGGCATTCCACTCCACGATGCCCGAACACGCCCGCACCTACGCCGTTCCACGCCAATGGCGGGAGCAATACGGCGTACGACGCTATGGATTCCACGGCACCTCCCACTCCTATGTCTCCCGAGAGGCCGCACGGATTCTGGGCCGCGACGTAGCCGACTGCAACGTCATCGTCGCCCACCTCGGCAATGGCGCATCCATCTCCGCAGTCCAAGGCGGACGATGCATTGACACCTCCATGGGAATGACCCCACTAGAGGGGCTCATCATGGGAACCCGTTGCGGAGACATCGACCCAGCACTGATTTTCTATCTCCACCGGCAAACCGGAGCGAGCTTCGAAGAACTCGATCAGACCCTCAACCAGAAGTCCGGAATGGCGGCGCTGGCCGGGGAGTCGGACATGCGTGCCGTGGAAGCGGCGGCTGATCACGGCGATGCCGATTCACAGATGGCATTGGAGGCCTACGCCTACCGTATTCGCAAGTACATTGGCGCGTATACGGCCGCGTTGGGGCGGGTCGACGCGGTGGTGTTCACAGCTGGCATTGGGGAGAACAGTCCGGGTGTACGCGCCCGCGTCCTCGATGGACTCTCCGGGCTGGGAATTGAGATTGACCAGGAAGCGAATCACACACCTGGGACAACGGTCATTTCCACGGCCGTGTCGTCCACCAAGGTGTTGGTGATTGCGACCAATGAGGAGTCTGAGATCGCCCAGCAAGCAGTGGCTCTCGTGCGCCACATGCCGGATGCCGACTAG
- the pta gene encoding phosphate acetyltransferase, whose product MAQSLYLASLDASSGKSAIALGVMEQLTKQTGSVAVFRPIVRDEHPESGDPIITLLRQRYRLGDHYADSVGATYSQVRANGKNAMSRIVERYHALAARHEAILIVGSDYTDVANVVEFGFNTQVAVNLAAPMLMVVTGFNRSLTDIEAACRFGVDEAKAAHATILGTVINRVDPELADQVAAAHPEADVIVERPKLEAPTVADLIEAADGHLLSGDTEVLSRIITDVVVAAMTLPNLLNRLSEGKAVILPGDRSEVLLGLLAAHQAEGVPSLSAVFLTGGMRPPPQVLDIVNGMDSRLPIILVDRDTFEMAVLAGGVHGTLLAGGDSKIATALDAFASGVDSERLLSQMRLTTSEAVTPLMFEHRMLERARKLERHIVLPEGAEPRIIKAADMLLRRNVARLTLLGEESAIRQQASELGADIDQARILNPGDHEIRERFAAEYAKLRSHKGVTVDQAMDVVTDVSYFGTMMVHTGMVDGMVSGAVHTTAHTIRPSFEIIKTKPGTSVVSSVFFMCLEDRVLVYGDCAVNPNPTAEQLADIATSSAHTAGMFDIEPRVAMLSYSTGASGQGAEVDKVREATDLVKATHANLAIEGPIQYDAAADASVAGTKLPDSQVAGRATVFIVPDLNTGNNLYKAVQRSAGAIAVGPLLQGLRKPVNDLSRGATVVDIVNTVALTAIQAGEETS is encoded by the coding sequence GTGGCTCAAAGTCTGTATCTGGCAAGTCTCGACGCCTCCAGCGGTAAGTCCGCCATCGCGCTAGGCGTCATGGAACAGTTGACCAAGCAAACCGGTTCGGTAGCGGTGTTTCGCCCCATCGTGCGCGACGAGCACCCCGAATCCGGCGACCCCATCATCACGCTCCTGCGGCAACGCTACCGACTCGGCGACCACTACGCCGACTCCGTCGGAGCCACGTACTCACAAGTACGCGCCAACGGCAAGAACGCGATGTCCAGGATCGTCGAGCGCTACCACGCCCTGGCAGCACGCCACGAGGCCATCCTCATCGTCGGTTCCGACTACACCGACGTGGCCAACGTGGTCGAATTCGGCTTCAACACCCAAGTGGCCGTCAACCTAGCGGCCCCCATGCTCATGGTCGTCACCGGCTTCAACCGCTCCCTGACCGACATCGAGGCCGCGTGCCGGTTCGGCGTAGACGAGGCCAAAGCCGCACACGCGACGATCTTGGGAACGGTCATCAACCGAGTAGACCCTGAGCTGGCCGACCAAGTCGCCGCCGCCCATCCTGAAGCCGACGTCATAGTGGAACGTCCCAAACTTGAAGCGCCCACCGTCGCCGACCTCATCGAAGCTGCCGATGGGCACTTGCTCTCCGGCGACACGGAAGTCCTCTCTCGCATCATCACCGATGTCGTCGTCGCCGCGATGACACTGCCGAACCTGCTCAACCGACTCTCCGAAGGCAAAGCCGTCATCCTCCCCGGCGACCGGTCCGAGGTGCTCCTAGGACTGCTCGCCGCGCATCAGGCCGAAGGCGTCCCGTCCCTATCGGCGGTATTCCTCACCGGAGGCATGCGCCCGCCGCCACAAGTGCTCGACATTGTCAACGGTATGGACTCACGCCTTCCGATCATCCTGGTAGACCGGGACACCTTCGAAATGGCAGTTCTCGCTGGGGGAGTGCACGGCACGCTCCTGGCTGGCGGTGACAGCAAAATTGCCACCGCGCTTGACGCGTTCGCCTCTGGAGTGGACTCAGAACGGTTGCTCTCACAGATGCGACTGACCACCTCCGAGGCAGTCACCCCGCTGATGTTCGAACACCGAATGCTGGAACGAGCACGCAAGCTCGAACGCCACATCGTGTTGCCCGAAGGGGCTGAGCCACGCATCATCAAGGCAGCTGACATGCTGCTGCGACGCAACGTCGCCCGCCTGACGCTATTGGGGGAAGAGTCAGCGATCCGCCAACAAGCATCGGAGTTGGGCGCCGACATCGACCAAGCCCGCATCCTCAACCCCGGCGACCATGAAATCCGAGAACGTTTTGCAGCCGAATACGCAAAGCTGCGATCTCACAAAGGAGTCACCGTCGACCAAGCCATGGATGTGGTCACCGACGTGTCCTACTTCGGCACCATGATGGTCCACACCGGAATGGTCGACGGCATGGTGTCCGGGGCCGTCCACACCACCGCCCACACGATCCGCCCCTCCTTTGAAATCATCAAGACCAAACCGGGGACGTCGGTGGTCTCCTCAGTGTTCTTCATGTGCTTGGAAGACAGAGTTCTCGTCTACGGCGACTGCGCCGTCAACCCCAACCCCACCGCCGAACAACTCGCCGACATCGCCACCTCCTCAGCCCACACCGCTGGCATGTTCGACATCGAACCACGAGTGGCGATGCTGTCGTACTCCACCGGAGCATCGGGACAGGGCGCCGAGGTCGACAAAGTCCGGGAAGCGACCGACCTCGTCAAAGCCACGCACGCCAACCTGGCCATAGAAGGCCCGATCCAATATGACGCGGCCGCGGACGCCTCGGTGGCGGGCACCAAACTTCCCGACTCTCAAGTAGCCGGTCGAGCCACTGTCTTTATCGTCCCGGACCTCAACACAGGCAACAACCTCTACAAGGCTGTGCAACGTTCCGCCGGTGCTATCGCCGTCGGCCCGCTGTTGCAGGGGCTGCGCAAGCCCGTTAACGACCTCTCGCGTGGCGCGACCGTGGTCGACATCGTCAACACGGTCGCACTGACGGCCATCCAAGCCGGGGAGGAAACCTCGTGA
- a CDS encoding citrate synthase/methylcitrate synthase: MTEFIEVPRGLDRVIVADTVIGDVRGEEGFYHYRQYSAIELIEKCSFEEVWYLMFNGKLPNAAELADFTKRVAPYRQPSPALAELLPKLAHAKPLDGMRTALSFACAERGMKPVYDIDEDSRLDDVLFASALVPTILTSLYRYSQGQEAIAPHDDLGYAANYLYMLTGEKPTEAHARAIEAYLMSTIDHGFNASTFTGRVIASTGADVGACLTGAIGALSGPLHGGAPSRALDALDAIGTRDNIDTWVRGELEAGRRMMGFGHNVYKTDDPRSVMLRGVATDLGGDLVEFAKQVEKRVVEILAEVKPGRSLYTNVEFYAGVVMELCGVPRDMFTPTFASSRVVGWSANVLEQARDSKIIRPRARYTGTPAPQPVERPE, from the coding sequence ATGACGGAGTTCATCGAAGTACCCCGCGGCCTAGATCGTGTGATCGTGGCCGATACCGTTATCGGGGATGTCCGAGGTGAAGAAGGCTTCTATCATTACCGCCAGTATTCGGCCATTGAACTGATCGAAAAGTGCAGCTTTGAAGAAGTCTGGTACTTGATGTTCAACGGCAAGCTGCCCAACGCCGCAGAGCTGGCCGATTTCACCAAACGGGTCGCACCCTACCGCCAGCCCAGCCCCGCCCTAGCTGAGCTTCTCCCCAAACTCGCACACGCCAAGCCACTAGATGGCATGCGGACCGCACTCTCCTTTGCCTGCGCCGAGCGTGGCATGAAGCCCGTGTATGACATTGACGAGGACTCTCGCCTCGACGACGTCCTCTTTGCCTCCGCCCTCGTGCCCACCATCCTTACCTCCCTGTACCGGTACAGTCAGGGACAAGAGGCCATTGCCCCCCACGATGACCTGGGATACGCGGCCAACTATCTCTACATGTTGACCGGGGAGAAGCCCACCGAGGCCCACGCCCGCGCCATTGAGGCCTACCTAATGTCGACCATCGACCACGGTTTCAACGCCTCCACCTTCACCGGCCGTGTCATCGCCTCCACGGGAGCCGACGTCGGAGCATGCCTGACCGGCGCCATCGGCGCTCTCTCCGGGCCGCTGCACGGGGGCGCACCGTCACGGGCACTGGACGCCCTTGACGCGATTGGTACCCGCGACAACATCGACACCTGGGTACGCGGCGAACTTGAAGCCGGTCGTCGCATGATGGGCTTCGGGCACAACGTCTACAAGACCGACGATCCGCGCTCGGTCATGCTGCGCGGCGTAGCCACCGACCTCGGTGGAGACTTGGTCGAGTTTGCCAAGCAGGTCGAAAAGCGCGTCGTGGAGATCCTCGCCGAAGTGAAACCGGGTCGCAGCCTGTACACAAACGTCGAGTTTTACGCGGGCGTCGTCATGGAACTGTGCGGTGTGCCGCGCGACATGTTCACCCCCACCTTCGCCTCCTCCCGGGTGGTCGGTTGGTCGGCGAACGTCTTGGAACAAGCTCGCGATTCCAAGATCATTCGCCCCCGCGCCCGTTACACCGGAACGCCCGCCCCGCAGCCGGTCGAACGACCAGAGTAA